Proteins encoded in a region of the Oscarella lobularis chromosome 17, ooOscLobu1.1, whole genome shotgun sequence genome:
- the LOC136197223 gene encoding uncharacterized protein: protein MGVVVLISSFLLRLFRLLLNAIDPYLSRINIHLVAKPPSSVEELLATIRAESGSLPSLAQNPQWRERLQLSLDSIRTADDLTPFGRWILYKTLLVQIDSLQCFETIAQKFPEVVIAPHPDRNNRPIFIFGLYRTGTTLLHRLLSLYPNVFYISTSQAVFGGASLSDVKQSSSLEDLRRKIKIASRRYSFTFDVFVRAIVSFPYSVHPVDIDGPEECVGVLNRYLFYETMPITRGHDLVNVASECEELSDQAYRLYKRDLHVMQSIANSRPQSHFVLKAPHHTPFADVILRHFPNACFVRMNRNPAEVVASFSSLLRLHNGAFCRIDASKLGRSVQTMICSMTKELVRQTPRMPECTIDVRFEDFSRDPVAVCRKIAVRAGMEHTEATEEKLTASLIEDKAKRVRAGTHVYTLEEFGLDAEEIRRDCKEYCEMFSV from the coding sequence ATGGGTGTCGTTGTGCTgatttcttcctttcttttgcGTCTTTTCCGTCTCCTCCTCAACGCAATTGATCCGTATCTGAGCCGAATTAACATTCACCTCGTAGCGAAGCCACCGTCGTCGGTAGAAGAGCTcctcgcgacgattcgagccGAGTCGGGCTCTCTACCGTCTCTCGCACAGAATCCCCAGTGGCGAGAGCGTCTCCAGCTTTCGCTCGACTCCATACGCACAGCAGACGATCTCACCCCGTTCGGACGCTGGATTCTCTACAAAACCCTCCTCGTGCAAATCGATTCGCTCCAATGCTTCGAAACAATCGCGCAGAAATTTCCCGAAGTCGTCATCGCGCCGCACCCGGATCGAAATAATCGACccattttcattttcggTCTATATCGCACGGGAACGACGCTACTCCATCGACTTCTTTCGCTATATCCCAACGTATTCTACATCTCGACATCCCAAGCCGTTTTCGGCGGTGCGTCGCTTAGCGACGTCAAACAATCGTCATCGCTCGAAGATTTGCgtcgaaaaatcaaaattgcGTCGAGACGATACTCGTTTaccttcgacgttttcgtcagAGCCATCGTCTCCTTTCCCTACAGCGTCCATCCCGTCGACATCGACGGTCCGGAAGAATGTGTCGGGGTGCTAAACCGGTATTTGTTCTACGAAACGATGCCGATCACTCGCGGTCATGATCTCGTGAACGTTGCCTCCGAATGCGAGGAGCTGTCCGATCAAGCCTATCGTCTGTACAAGCGAGATTTGCACGTGATGCAGTCCATCGCCAATTCGCGCCCGCAATCTCACTTCGTTCTCAAAGCGCCGCATCACACTCCGTTTGCCGACGTCATTCTGCGTCATTTTCCCAATGCGTGTTTCGTGCGTATGAATCGAAATCCGGCTGAAGTCGTCGCttcattttcgtcgcttcttcgtcttcacaACGGCGCGTTTTGTCGAATCGATGCGTCGAAATTGGGACGAAGTGTTCAAACGATGATTTGTAGTATGACCAAGGAACTTGTGCGTCAAACGCCGCGGATGCCCGAGTGTACCATCGACGTTCGCTTTGAAGATTTTTCTCGAGATCCCGTCGCTGTGTGTCGAAAAATTGCCGTTCGAGCCGGTATGGAGCATACGGAAGCGACGGAAGAGAAACTGACGGCGTCTTTGATTGAGGACAAAGCGAAGCGCGTCAGAGCAGGCACGCACGTGTACACCCTAGAGGAATTTGGTTTAGACGCAGAGGAAATTCGTAGAGATTGTAAGGAGTACTGTGAAATGTTTTCCGTATAG
- the LOC136197571 gene encoding probable serine/threonine-protein kinase drkA, whose translation MIEGLHQSVADVRVYSKLQCITEVYKATYRGMKYVAVKNLQMDIAEIDKTVLLEFIREIEVMSLLSHKNIVKFFGAGRFEKSNDPFLVLEYVKRGSLRNILYRSPNLVTFRRKCQFAFDVSLGMEYLHNLKRPRNHRDLKTANLLVDKNWVVKVADFGCAKLLIQEGEPLRPKKRRSASNSENGSSGKLLEEDLLPENCMTVWHIGTLYWCAPEILLKQAYGTPADVYSFGIVFWEIMTRCPPYEE comes from the exons ATGATCGAGGGTCTTCACCAGAGCGTTGCGGACGTCAGAGTCTACAGCAAGCTTCAATGCATCAC CGAAGTGTACAAAGCGACGTATCGAGGAATGAAATACGTTGCTGTCAAAAACTTGCAGATGGATATTGCAGAGATAGACAAGACAGTTCTCCTCGAATTCATTcgagaaattgaagtgaTGTCTCTTCTGAGCCACAAAAATATCGTTAAATTTTTCGGTGCTGGTAGGTTTGAAAAATCCAATGATCCGTTCTTGGTGTTGGAATACGTCAAAAGAGGATCGCTAAGAAACATTCTCTACCGCTCTCCCAATCTTGTCACTTTCAGGAGAAAATGTCAGTTTGCTTTTGATGTTTCGCTTGGAATGGAATATCTCCACAATTTGAAGCGCCCAAGAAATCACCGCGATTTGAAAACCGCAAACCTGCTAGTAGATAAAAACTGGGTCGTCAAAGTCGCTGATTTTGGATGCGCAAAATTGTTGATTCAGGAAGGAGAACCTCTTCGTCCAAAGAAAAGACGTTCTGCAAGCAACAGTGAAAACGGAAGTTCAGGCAAACTTCTTGAGGAAGACCTTTTGCCGGAGAATTGCATGACGGTGTGGCACATAGGAACGTTGTATTGGTGCGCTCCGGAAATTCTTTTAAAACAAGCCTACGGTACACCTGCAGATGTGTATAG CTTCGGCATTGTTTTTTGGGAAATCATGACTAGGTGTCCGCCTTACGAAGAATAG
- the LOC136197570 gene encoding uncharacterized protein, whose amino-acid sequence MLKLLQLFSLAVTLYSSVSATNSTVELTTFNTAGAALIGQWRERFSVLLTELPKSTADVLCLQEVFLETDILAIVNATSATFPYHVRLETHPSATPPCDDAIALQSALGCMQTRCPSNDSDPVAPLLCSLLEENCRSLFRAVGQRCLNCLVIGSPITGSLNNPLSCLGDTGVSYVSTNGLLLLSKIPLSNAVADSFNIAAGEIQLVPRGYLSAEVENLGTVVCSHFPTYFRRPEIPYIGPVEFESVEEEQNAYFQQLMNRYSSKSPLFLMGDYNHGPSIGNAVAAEFPRVYEKVLAQRYISPAVTKVGLCTFCSENVLVSSDYIPGTLANRPTNSTGVIIDHIYIPSQLSSNVMGARLIYDGVLPIGVPLSDHYGLSVTYQIGETMAEDPIEMFEEWKSAFNVWKKNKEEC is encoded by the exons ATGTTGAAGTTACTACAACTCTTCTCACTCGCCGTCACTCTTTACTCGAGCGTATCAGCGACTAACTCTACAGTGGAATTGACAACCTTTAACACTGCTGGAGCGGCGCTTATTGGCCAGTGGCGAGAGCGCTTTTCCGTCCTCCTTACAGAA TTGCCAAAGTCGACGGCGGACGTTCTTTGTCTTCAAGAAGTGTTTCTCGAAACCGATATCCTGGCCATCGTGAACGCGACGTCCGCCACGTTTCCGTATCACGTGCGCTTGGAAACGCATCCGAGTGCGACGCCGccttgcgacgacgcgatcgccCTACAGTCGGCTCTCGGCTGCATGCAGACGCGATGTCCTTCGAACGACTCCGATCCTGTGGCCCCGCTACTTTGCAGTCTGCTGGAAGAGAATTGTCGCAGTCTGTTTCGAGCTGTAGGCCAGCGATGCTTGAACTGTCTCGTCATCGGCAGTCCCATTACGG GATCACTCAACAATCCTCTTAGCTGTCTCGGTGATACAGGCGTTTCGTACGTCTCTACGAATGGTCTTCTTTTGCTGAGCAAAATTCCTTTGAGTAATGCCGTGGCTGATAGTTTTAATATTGCAGCGGGCGAAATACAACTCGTCCCTCGCGGATATCTATCAGCGGAA GTAGAGAATCTCGGAACAGTCGTCTGTTCGCATTTTCCAACATATTTTAGGCGACCAGAAATTCCTTACA TTGGCCCCGTCGAGTTTGAGAGCGTTGAAGAGGAGCAAAATGCGTATTTCCAACAGTTAATGAATCGATACTCTTCAAAATCGCCGTTATTTCTAATGGGAGACTACAACCACGGTCCTAGCATAGGCAACGCGGTGGCTGCTGAGTTTCCCCGAGTctatgaaaaagttctagCTCAAAGATATATTTCTCCAGCTGTAACAAAAGTGGGACTGTGCACCTTCTGCTCTGAAAATGTCCTCGTCTCAAGTGACTACATACCTGGAACGCTCGCCAATAGGCCGACAAACTCAACGGGTGTTATAATTGATCATATCTATATTCCATCGCAACTTTCGTCGAACGTGATGGGCGCAAGG CTGATTTATGATGGCGTATTGCCTATTGGGGTGCCTCTCTCTGATCACTACGGACTGTCGGTGACTTATCAGATTggag AAACAATGGCTGAGGACCCTATCGAAATGTTTGAAGAATGGAAAAGCGCTTTTAATGTGTGGAAGAAGAATAAGGAAGAATGCTAA
- the LOC136197222 gene encoding ficolin-2-like, with protein MRSFLPFFVFVYCMTDTSSQTPPSVCDKITCPRGHPGTVGPQGLPGRTGPPGLPGFSGPPGQMGNPGPTGENGNRGQKGKKGKLGPKGSRGKTGKDGPPGIPGNTGFPGVSGFNGTRGAIGPPGPAGPPSPPSPPGLAGPQGPSGPPGPPGPPGPPGPPGPPGPPGPPGPVGPAGPAGPEGPEGPEGPVGRKGDSGPKGSAGPVGPKGESGHNGSAGAVGPVGPRGATGSMGPRGATGSMGSRGPPGYRGPTGTVSVDKVKSILEQLLEGSQLQPGSGCDCLCIHKKSPHLSSGNFRISLTGVGSLSVYCDMETDGGGWTVFQRRKEGSVDFDRGWTDYENGFGDLRGDYWLGLARLYKLLLFNGENELRIDLKTYSGNGAYAKYSSFFVGSSSSKYRLSVSGYRGTAGNSLTSLNGMQFSTKDEDNDIYSRNCAVTSRRGGWWYTSCGSSNLNGLFQKGSSYTYILWSSWTKSSLLFSEMKFRKA; from the exons ATGAGAAGTTTCTTacctttctttgtcttcgtttaCTGCATGACCGACACGTCTTCGCAG ACCCCGCCGTCTGTTTGCGATAAAATCACATGTCCTCGAGGCCATCCAGGAACTGTTGGGCCTCAAGGCTTACCGGGTAGAACGGGGCCTCCTGGGCTGCCCGGTTTTTCTGGCCCACCAGGACAAATGGGAAATCCT GGCCCTACGGGCGAAAATGGAAATAGAGggcaaaaaggaaagaag GGCAAGCTTGGTCCAAAGGGCTCGAGGGGAAAGACAGGAAAAGATGGGCCTCCTGGTATTCCCGGAAATACGGGTTTTCCTGGTGTTTCTGGTTTCAATGGAACTCGGGGTGCAATTGGTCCACCGGGTCCAGCAGGTCCACCGAGTCCACCGAGTCCACCGGGTCTAGCAGGTCCACAGGGTCCATCGGGTCCACCGGGTCCACCGGGTCCACCGGGTCCACCGGGTCCACCGGGTCCACCGGGTCCACCGGGTCCACCGGGCCCTGTTGGTCCTGCTGGTCCTGCGGGTCCCGAGGGTCCCGAGGGTCCCGAGGGTCCAGTGGGTCGTAAAGGTGACAGCGGGCCCAAAGGTTCAGCAGGTCCAGTGGGTCCTAAAGGTGAGAGTGGACACAACGGTTCAGCAGGCGCGGTAGGCCCAGTGGGCCCCAGAGGTGCAACAGGTTCAATGGGCCCCAGAGGTGCAACAGGTTCAATGGGCTCCAGAGGCCCTCCTGGATACAGAGGACCG ACGGGCACTGTCTCAGTAGACAAGGTCAAATCAATTTTGGAGCAACTTCTTGAGG GAAGTCAGCTCCAGCCAGGCTCTGGCTGTGATTGTCTTTGTATTCATAAAAAATCGCCTCACCTTTCCAGTGGCAATTTTAGAATTAGCCTTACTGGCGTTGGGTCGTTGTCTGTTTACTGTGATATGGAAACCGATGGCGGAGGTTGGACAGTCTTTCAACGGCGAAAGGAGGGGTCAGTTGATTTTGATCGCGGTTGGACCGATTATGAAAATGGATTTGGTGATCTGAGAGGTGACTATTGGCTCGGTTTGGCTCGGCTTTACAAGCTCTTGCTGTTCAATGGTGAAAATGAACTAAGAATTGACCTGAAAACTTACTCAGGAAATGGTGCATATGCCAAATATAGCAGCTTTTTTGTGGGAAGTTCAAGTTCCAAGTACAGGCTAAGCGTTAGCGGATACCGTGGAACAGCTGGAAATTCACTCACAAGTTTAAATGGAATGCAGTTCTCtacaaaagacgaagacaacgATATATACAGTCGTAACTGTGCTGTTACAAGTAGGCGTGGTGGTTGGTGGTATACGAGCTGCGGTTCTTCAAACCTAAACGGTTTGTTTCAGAAAGGTTCTAGCTATACGTATATACTCTGGTCGAGTTGGACAAAGTCGTCTTTGTTATTTTCGGAAATGAAATTCAGGAAAGCATGA
- the LOC136197224 gene encoding uncharacterized protein, which translates to MPPTFFFLAVTITLYTGASAINSTVELTTFNAASAAFLSLWRERLSALLTELPKSTASVLCLQEVWLETDLLAVVNATSDAFPYHVRLETHPSATPPCDAIALQTALACTQTRCPSEAGDSVSVGLLFCGMLEENCRSELRALGQRCMNCLVLGNPITGLFNDPLSCLGDTGVSYASTNGLLLLSKIPLRNAVADSFNIAAGEIQVVTRGYLSAEVENLGTVICSHFPTYHGTPEDPYIGPVEFESVEEEQNAYFQQLMNRYSSKSPLFLIGDYNHGPSIGDAIAAAYPRVYEEVLARGFISPAVTKVGLCTFCSENVIISSDYIPGTLVNRSTNATGVLIDHIYIPSQLSSNVMGARRIYDSVLPLGVPLSDHYGMSVTYQIRETAAEDPTETFEEWKNAFNEWKNKKEC; encoded by the exons ATGCCCCCgaccttcttctttctcgctgTCACAATCACTCTTTACACGGGCGCGTCAGCCATCAACTCTACCGTGGAATTGACAACATTTAACGCTGCCTCAGCTGCATTTCTTAGCCTGTGGCGAGAGCGCCTTTCCGCCCTCCTTACGGAA TTGccgaagtcgacggcgagcgttCTTTGTCTTCAAGAAGTGTGGCTCGAAACCGATCTCCTGGCCGTCGTTAACGCGACGTCCGACGCGTTTCCCTACCACGTGCGCTTGGAAACGCATCCGAGTGCGACGCCGCCTTGCGACGCGATCGCCCTGCAGACGGCTCTCGCCTGCACGCAGACGCGATGTCCATCCGAGGCTGGCGATTCTGTCAGTGTGGGTCTACTATTTTGCGGTATGCTGGAAGAGAATTGCCGCAGCGAGCTTCGAGCTTTAGGCCAACGATGCATGAACTGTCTCGTCCTCGGCAATCCCATTACGG GATTATTCAACGATCCTCTTAGCTGCCTCGGTGATACAGGCGTTTCGTACGCGTCTACGAATGGTCTATTGTTGTTGAGCAAAATTCCTCTACGCAATGCCGTGGCTGATAGCTTCAATATTGCAGCGGGCGAAATACAGGTCGTCACTCGCGGATATCTATCAGCGGAA GTAGAGAATCTCGGAACAGTCATCTGTTCGCATTTTCCAACATATCATGGGACACCAGAAGATCCTTACA tTGGCCCAGTCGAATTTGAGagcgttgaagaagagcaaaaTGCTTATTTTCAACAGCTCATGAATCGATACTCTTCAAAATCACCATTATTTCTAATTGGAGACTACAACCACGGTCCCAGCATAGGCGATGCGATCGCCGCTGCGTATCCACGAGTGTATGAAGAAGTTTTAGCTCGAGGATTTATTTCTCCAGCTGTAACAAAAGTGGGACTGTGCACTTTCTGCTCCGAAAATGTCATCATTTCAAGCGACTACATACCTGGGACGCTCGTCAATAGGTCGACAAATGCAACGGGTGTTCTTATTGATCATATCTATATTCCATCACAACTGTCATCAAACGTGATGGGTGCAAGG AGGATTTATGATAGCGTATTGCCTCTTGGGGTGCCTCTGTCAGATCACTACGGAATGTCGGTGACTTATCAGATTAGAG AAACCGCGGCTGAGGACCCTACTGAAACGTTTGAAGAATGGAAAAACGCTTTTAACGAGTGgaagaataaaaaagaatgcTGA
- the LOC136197219 gene encoding alpha-L-rhamnosidase-like produces the protein MRRLVLLLAAVAHLSAKATALLPARNLRTEYLDSPLGIDTPKPRFSWQLECKSTQRGASQSAYEIAVSEATHDEKIAPKDPILWLGRENSTQTINIPYAGPPLKSVQIYTWRVRWWSNENTSTTPSEWSSWATFSTALNDSDWIADWIGRPHVNASNRPLQIRADFLLPSDVTQAFIYVAGLGYYQLYLNGRRVDSHALGPFTVFQKRILYDTFAVTSFLRKGDSNAIGVRLAPGAWGQFYDGPLMLRLELHAKLADGSTVKLVSHPGNARVRGADVKGWWRIDDDPCTQAAFYDGEHYDARLEQDGWNAPNFAAATRWQDAAEVSPPSDGGVGRLHPGTLKPIRKFDEIKAVRMTEPVPGVYVFDFGQNFAGVEILRVRGPAGATVTIYKGELLFDNGTVHNQLRVNMTTVYTLRGGDDVEVYEPDFVYYGFQYAQVTGFPGKPTLDSLSGRFVHSDLNATGDIEFQGDSAEASILQGIQHCVKWSALSNLMSIPTDCPNRERGWMGDGQVSSSNAAWNFDMAAFYESWVRSMRDQQEIYASVEEIAGMVTDIVPDPARPTPKAFTDATWSSAYLIVPLLVYRHYGDVALISELYEGFRDYVVYLDRLAQENSSVPGGLLTKHKYGDWCNTYPRETREIPITGPISASFFQITSYEIFSRFARILNRSDDAVKYAQMAEKLKPIFHEFYYNKTKAGYQDGSQTPNVLALSLDGAIPRETLQDVVETFLHDVTQEHDYHLTTGAVGTKFLLQTLTRVNRSDLAFALATQTTEPSWGWWVTQNATTLWENWSGVADLTHPPPPTHNHIFLGSHWPWLYETFVGIDQADDSTAFEHIVIRPIHATIPLETWKTICTGDVRIFKISGVNASYNSIRGKISVAWSHANEGNVLFSLAVTIPMNSDAEVWVPTQNYCGKIPSPSQVLVTESGQEIWSDGKLKPIKGVLSGSYNSEYQAVVLQIVSGSYVFAYSLMSL, from the coding sequence ATGAGACGCCTGGTACTTCTTCTGGCAGCAGTAGCGCACCTTTCTGCGAAAGCGACCGCGCTTTTGCCAGCACGAAACCTGAGAACGGAGTACCTCGACTCTCCGCTCGGAATCGACACTCCCAAGCCGCGATTCTCGTGGCAACTCGAATGCAAGAGCACGCAACGAGGCGCGAGCCAATCCGCGTACGAAATAGCAGTATCCGAAGCGACgcacgacgaaaaaatcgcacCGAAAGACCCCATCCTGTGGCTCGGCAGAGAAAACTCAACTCAAACGATCAACATCCCGTATGCAGGACCTCCACTCAAATCCGTCCAAATCTACACGTGGCGAGTTCGCTGGTGGAGCAACGAAaacacgtcgacgacaccGTCCGAGTGGAGCTCGTGGGCGACGTTCAGCACGGCGCTCAACGATTCGGACTGGATTGCCGACTGGATAGGTCGCCCCCACGTAAACGCATCCAATCGTCCTCTTCAAATACGAGCCGACTTTCTATTGCcctctgacgtcactcaaGCTTTCATCTACGTCGCCGGTCTCGGATACTATCAGCTCTATCTAAACGgtcgtcgagtcgactcgCACGCACTCGGCCCATTCACCGTCTTCCAGAAACGAATTCTCTACGACACGTTCgccgtgacgtcgtttctccgTAAAGGCGACTCGAACGCAATCGGCGTTCGTCTCGCGCCGGGCGCTTGGGGCCAATTCTACGACGGACCCCTTATGCTTCGTCTCGAACTGCACGCGAAACTCGCCGACGGATCGACAGTCAAACTAGTATCGCATCCGGGAAACGCTCGAGTGCGCGGAGCCGACGTGAAGGGTTGGtggcgaatcgacgacgatccgtgCACGCAGGCGGCGTTCTACGACGGCGAACACTACGACGCTCGTCTCGAACAGGACGGTTGGAATGCGCCGAatttcgcggcggcgactcgTTGGCAAGACGCCGCCGAAGTGTCGCCGCCctccgacggcggcgtcggacGTCTTCATCCGGGTACTTTGAAGCCGATTCGAAAgttcgacgaaatcaaagcCGTTCGCATGACCGAACCCGTTCCCGGCGTCTACGTGTTCGACTTCGGGCAGAATTTCGCCGGCGTCGAGATATTGCGCGTTCGCGGTCCCGCCGGCGCGACGGTGACGATCTACAAAGGCGAGCTTCTCTTCGACAACGGCACCGTTCACAATCAACTCCGCGTGAACATGACGACCGTTTATACGCtacgcggcggcgacgacgtcgaagtctACGAACCGGATTTCGTCTATTATGGGTTCCAATACGCGCAGGTGACCGGCTTTCCGGGTAAGCCGACGCTCGACTCGCTCTCCGGTCGATTCGTTCATAGCGATCTGAATGCGACGGGGGATATCGAGTTCCAAGGCGATTCCGCGGAAGCGTCGATTCTTCAAGGTATTCAGCATTGCGTCAAGTGGAGCGCGTTGAGCAACTTGATGTCTATACCGACCGACTGTCCGAATCGGGAGCGCGGCTGGATGGGAGACGGGCAGGTGAGCTCGTCGAATGCCGCGTGGAATTTCGATATGGCCGCGTTCTACGAGTCGTGGGTGCGCAGCATGCGCGATCAGCAGGAGATCTATGCGTCGGTTGAGGAAATTGCTGGTATGGTTACGGACATCGTTCCCGATCCCGCGCGTCCGACGCCGAAGGCGTTTACCGATGCGACGTGGAGTTCGGCGTATCTTATCgttcctcttctcgtctACAGGCACTACGGTGACGTTGCACTGATAAGTGAACTTTATGAAGGGTTTAGAGACTATGTCGTCTATCTTGATCGTTTGGCGCAGGAGAATTCCTCCGTTCCGGGCGGTCTTCTGACTAAGCACAAGTACGGCGATTGGTGCAATACGTATCCGAGAGAAACGCGAGAAATACCGATCACGGGTCCCATATCGGCGAGCTTTTTTCAAATCACCAGCTacgaaattttttcgcgattcgCTCGAATTCTCAATCGATCCGACGATGCCGTCAAATACGCTCAAATGGCCGAAAAGTTGAAGCCGATTTTTCACGAGTTTTACTACAACAAAACGAAGGCTGGATATCAAGACGGAAGCCAGACGCCGAACGTTCTAGCTCTGTCGCTCGACGGCGCAATTCCTCGAGAAACGcttcaagacgtcgtcgaaacgtttcTGCACGACGTGACTCAGGAGCACGACTATCACCTAACAACCGGCGCTGTCGGAACGAAATTTCTCCTGCAGACTTTGACGCGAGTCAATCGAAGCGACCTCGCTTTTGCGCTTGCCACGCAGACGACGGAGCCCAGCTGGGGTTGGTGGGTCACGCAGAATGCGACGACCCTATGGGAAAATTGGTCGGGCGTCGCCGATCTGACTCatcctcctccgccgacTCACAATCACATATTTCTCGGCTCGCATTGGCCTTGGCTTTACGAGACGTTTGTCGGCATAGATCAAGCCGACGATTCGACTGCCTTCGAGCACATCGTCATTAGACCGATTCACGCGACGATTCCGCTCGAGACCTGGAAGACGATCTGCAcaggtgacgtcagaatttttaaaattagtGGCGTCAACGCTAGCTATAACTCCATTCGGGGCAAAATATCTGTCGCTTGGTCGCACGCCAATGAAGGTAATGTCTTGTTCTCGCTCGCTGTTACCATTCCCATGAACAGCGATGCAGAAGTCTGGGTGCCAACTCAGAACTACTGCGGCAAAATCCCCTCGCCTAGTCAAGTTCTAGTGACCGAGTCGGGCCAAGAAATTTGGTCTGATGGAAAATTAAAGCCTATAAAAGGAGTGCTTAGTGGTTCCTACAACAGCGAGTATCAAGCTGTCGTTTTACAAATTGTTTCAGGTAGCTACGTTTTTGCGTATTCCCTTATGTCATTGTAG
- the LOC136197225 gene encoding collagen triple helix repeat-containing protein 1-like yields MFKAVLDMAGFEFSGSDVILVAQYKHWVRLVVVTHGFRQETTMNATVLLSFLAGLLFLNIVKSDSPEADQGPVGACSGAPGIPGRPGHNGLPGRDGLRGERGSDGMKGSKGDRGKRGYKGENCYNHATNWKQCVWKRGDNTNTGLIQECIFNKQNSATALKVAYAATMRAYCPGSGACCGRWYITFNGTECSGPMTIEGVVLLQNTTDNPHRHRQIEGFCENIPSGSITVAVHVGNCAGPWGSSSRHSGWNSVSRIMIEEYPESQT; encoded by the exons ATGTTTAAAGCGGTTTTAGATATGGCCGGTTTTGAATTTagcggaagtgacgtcattctagTGGCTCAATATAAGCACTGGGTAAGGTTAGTTGTAGTGACACACGGATTCCGTCAAGAAACAACAATGAATGCTACAGTTCTTCTCAGCTTTCTTGCTGGACTTCTGTTTCTTAACATAGTTAAAAGCGATTCCCCTGAAGCAGATCAG GGTCCTGTTGGAGCCTGTTCAGGGGCTCCAGGAATTCCTGGACGTCCTGGACACAATGGATTGCCAGGAAGAGATGGATTgcgaggagaaagaggaagcgaCGGAATGAAGGGTTCTAAAGGAGACAGAG GCAAAAGAGGAtacaaaggagaaaattgctACAATCATGCTACCAACTGGAAGCAGTGTGTATGGAAAAGAGGTGATAACACAAACACGGGTCTTATACAG GAATGTATTTTCAACAAACAGAACTCTGCTACCGCTCTCAAAGTAGCGTATGCTGCCACTATGAGAGCTTACTGCCCTGGTAGTGGTGCCTGCTGTGGACGTTGGTACATTACCTTTAACGGAACAGAATGTTCAGGACCGATGACAATTGAGGGAGTTGTCCTGCTACAAAACACCACAGATAATCCTCATCGACATCGCCAAATCGAAGGATTTTGCGAGAACATTCCATCTGGATCAATTACGGTAGCCGTTCATGTGGGAAACTGTGCAGGACCATGGGGGTCATCTAGTCGCCACTCTGGGTGGAATTCTGTTTCTCGGATAATGATTGAAGAGTATCCCGAGTCGCAAACCTGA